A stretch of the uncultured Cohaesibacter sp. genome encodes the following:
- a CDS encoding sugar ABC transporter permease, whose product MQAPRFRWHIVVFLAPAVLVYTAVMIFPLFNTLRLALYSEIENVRTYVGFTNFERLFGDPIWSDQFWNALGNNFWFFFIHMMVQNPIGVVLAAILSHPRLRFAALYRSAIFIPTILSFVIVGFAWKLILSPIWGIAPSMLDAIGLKALFAPWLGKEAYALTALSLVSVWQFVGIPMMLIYAALLSIPEEVLEAGEIDGITGISAFWKIKLPLILPSIGIISILTFVGNFNAFDLIYTAQGALAGPDFSTDILGTFMYRTFFGFQLQLGDPHMGSAIAGSMFAIILIGVCVYLFGIQTRLRRYQM is encoded by the coding sequence ATGCAAGCACCCCGATTTCGATGGCACATTGTCGTGTTTTTGGCACCTGCGGTGCTGGTCTATACGGCGGTCATGATCTTTCCGCTTTTCAACACCCTGCGCCTCGCTCTTTATAGCGAGATCGAGAATGTGCGCACCTATGTCGGCTTCACCAATTTCGAACGGCTGTTCGGTGATCCGATCTGGTCCGACCAATTCTGGAACGCCCTTGGCAACAATTTCTGGTTCTTCTTCATCCATATGATGGTCCAGAATCCCATCGGCGTCGTGCTGGCGGCGATCCTCTCTCATCCACGCTTGAGATTTGCTGCGCTCTATCGCTCCGCCATCTTCATCCCGACCATTCTCAGTTTCGTGATTGTCGGCTTTGCATGGAAGCTGATCCTGTCGCCCATTTGGGGCATTGCGCCAAGCATGCTCGACGCGATTGGCCTCAAGGCGCTCTTCGCACCATGGCTCGGCAAGGAAGCCTATGCTCTGACCGCCCTGTCGCTGGTCTCGGTCTGGCAGTTTGTCGGCATCCCGATGATGCTGATCTATGCGGCCCTCCTCTCGATCCCGGAAGAAGTACTTGAAGCAGGCGAGATCGATGGCATCACCGGCATTTCCGCTTTCTGGAAAATCAAGTTGCCGCTGATCCTGCCTTCCATAGGCATCATTTCGATCCTAACCTTCGTGGGCAACTTCAACGCCTTCGACCTGATCTATACCGCCCAAGGGGCGCTTGCCGGTCCGGACTTCTCGACCGACATTCTGGGCACCTTCATGTATCGCACCTTCTTCGGCTTCCAGCTGCAATTGGGTGACCCGCATATGGGTTCGGCCATTGCCGGCTCCATGTTTGCGATCATTCTCATCGGCGTTTGCGTCTATTTGTTCGGCATTCAGACGCGCCTGCGCCGCTATCAGATGTAG